The stretch of DNA TTTGCGAAAAAAATAGTCAACTGGGCAAGGATTAAATCTCCGTGGATATTGCATTTTAATACCGGAGCTTGTAATGCCTGTGATATTGAGATTATTGCAGCACTTACTCCGCGTTACGATTTAGAGCGTTTCGGCGTTGTATTGAAAGGAACACCGAGGCACGCGGATATACTTGTTTGTTCAGGCCCTGTGACAAAACAGATTGAAGATAGATTGGTTAGAATTTACGAACAGATGTCTGAGCCAAAGTTTGTCGTTGCGGTGGGCACTTGTTCTTGTTCAGGAGGAGTTTTTCAGGGCTGTTATAATGTTAAGTCCGGGATTAATGCTGCTATCCCGGTTTCCGCGTATATACCCGGATGCCCAGCAAGCCCAAAGGCAATTATTGATGGTGTTGTGAAATTATTGATGAGCTTGGAAGAAAAAGAATCAAAGCAGGAGGGAAAATGACTCCATGTGAAAAAATTATAGAGGAATTAACAAAGAAATTTGATTATTTTGCAACTTGCGCAAAGATAGTCCGCCCAAGACGGATTAGTATAGAGGTTAAACAGGAGAATTTTCTGGAAGTGTTTGTTACTTTGTCAAAACAATTAGGCTTTTCGCATTTATGCACTATTACCGGGCTTGATGAAGGAGAGGTTTTAAGTTTTATCTATCATTTAGCCGATACTACGGGTATTTTGATTAATTTAAAGACCAGTGTTCCTAAAGAAAGGCCTATTTTAAAAAGTGTAATCTCTTA from Candidatus Omnitrophota bacterium encodes:
- the nuoB gene encoding NADH-quinone oxidoreductase subunit NuoB, whose translation is MGFAKKIVNWARIKSPWILHFNTGACNACDIEIIAALTPRYDLERFGVVLKGTPRHADILVCSGPVTKQIEDRLVRIYEQMSEPKFVVAVGTCSCSGGVFQGCYNVKSGINAAIPVSAYIPGCPASPKAIIDGVVKLLMSLEEKESKQEGK
- a CDS encoding NADH-quinone oxidoreductase subunit C, which produces MTPCEKIIEELTKKFDYFATCAKIVRPRRISIEVKQENFLEVFVTLSKQLGFSHLCTITGLDEGEVLSFIYHLADTTGILINLKTSVPKERPILKSVIS